One Rhizobium rhododendri DNA segment encodes these proteins:
- a CDS encoding FAD binding domain-containing protein has translation MSENLRRSLTVAGSIDEALAARRQGAAILAGGTWLMRDPRRGHALPDALVSLHRIAGLTSVDIETGRVTIGAAVTHDALARSLAGIGGLEAVAEAASGAANPAIRRVATVGGNLCTQDFAAADLLPPLLAIEAEVELYGDQGTMRVPMVSFLTDRKRLLADAILVRVIINRDSAASAHVRLPLRRAGDYPVAIVSMARRLDGRILVAVGSVEHVARRWLSLEQAFAAEPGGSPAEAETAYTLATGCNDFRGRDGMEADGWYRRQVLPALVRRCMAALLKTEATR, from the coding sequence ATGTCCGAAAATCTGCGGCGGTCCCTGACCGTTGCCGGCAGCATCGATGAGGCGCTTGCCGCGCGCCGGCAGGGTGCGGCGATCCTCGCCGGCGGAACGTGGCTGATGCGCGATCCCCGTCGGGGCCACGCGTTGCCCGATGCATTAGTGTCGCTCCACAGGATTGCCGGGCTGACCAGCGTCGACATCGAGACCGGGCGCGTGACGATCGGCGCTGCCGTAACCCATGATGCGCTTGCCCGGTCACTTGCGGGCATAGGTGGCCTTGAGGCGGTGGCTGAAGCTGCCTCCGGTGCTGCCAACCCGGCAATCCGCCGGGTGGCGACTGTCGGCGGCAATCTCTGCACGCAAGACTTCGCCGCCGCCGATCTTCTGCCCCCGCTGTTGGCCATCGAGGCGGAAGTTGAGCTGTACGGCGACCAAGGGACAATGCGTGTCCCGATGGTGTCGTTTCTCACGGATCGGAAACGGCTGCTCGCCGATGCCATCCTCGTCAGGGTGATCATCAACCGCGACAGCGCCGCCAGCGCGCATGTGAGGCTGCCGTTGCGCCGGGCAGGCGACTATCCGGTTGCCATCGTTTCGATGGCGCGCCGCCTCGATGGCCGAATTCTCGTTGCCGTCGGCTCGGTCGAGCATGTGGCGCGGCGCTGGCTTTCGCTTGAACAGGCGTTTGCAGCCGAGCCGGGCGGATCGCCCGCTGAAGCCGAAACGGCCTATACCCTTGCTACCGGTTGCAACGACTTCCGGGGCCGCGACGGAATGGAGGCGGATGGCTGGTACCGGCGGCAGGTGTTGCCGGCGCTTGTCCGCCGATGCATGGCAGCACTTCTGAAGACGGAGGCCACCCGATGA
- a CDS encoding hydantoinase/oxoprolinase family protein gives MAKTRVAVDVGGTFTDICIMDEETGAIRIEKTASTPDDPMQAIMNGIEQGGIELSEVTMFSHGTTVATNALITRRLPRTAMVCTEGFRDVVEIRRANKEDLWDTYKDVAKPYIPRRDRLTVGERVDAEGTVLEALNEDDAHRVAAILKRRGIKSIAVCFMNSYVNGANERRMRDILKASMPEVPVSISSEVMPEIFEHERFSTTMANAVCAPVVVDYVSRLGEKLAAGGYRRDLLLLHSGGGVMTPASVIDFSARLAGSGIAAGAIASRFIGNLCGFQNSIGFDMGGTSTDVSLAWNGQSRITKDWYIEFGYPIRFPSIEVLTIGAGGGSLAWQDEGGSLRNGPQSAGANPGPACYRNGNRIATNTDANVVLGRLGSSLAGGKITLDPALAEEAVQETVATPFGMELHAAAEAIVAVANANMANAVRLMSISRGYDPRDFALVAFGGAGALHGAAVARELSIPTVIVPPNPGVTSALGCLLVDVQHDFSESFMTDASIVAPAELEAAFQRMEAQASERLLHEGIAPQDMALQRTVEMMYQGQWRSLAVSAPAPIVSIASLIDTFHAEHEREFNYRRDEAPVAIFRVAIKAIGLVPKAELPKYPVRDHAPAPLGRRAVWFDGKSYDAAIYQREVLEAGATISGPAIVEQFDSTTVVPPGMSARVDAFLNILIGTKG, from the coding sequence ATGGCGAAGACGAGAGTTGCGGTGGATGTGGGAGGGACCTTCACCGACATCTGCATCATGGATGAGGAGACCGGGGCGATTCGTATCGAGAAGACGGCGTCGACCCCGGATGATCCGATGCAGGCGATCATGAACGGCATCGAGCAGGGCGGCATCGAGCTTTCCGAGGTCACCATGTTCTCGCACGGGACCACGGTCGCCACGAATGCGCTGATCACACGGCGTTTGCCACGAACGGCAATGGTCTGCACCGAGGGCTTTCGCGATGTCGTCGAAATCCGGCGCGCCAACAAGGAGGACCTCTGGGACACCTACAAGGACGTCGCCAAGCCCTACATTCCACGCCGCGACCGGCTGACGGTTGGCGAGCGTGTCGACGCCGAGGGCACGGTACTCGAAGCCCTCAACGAGGACGATGCCCACCGTGTTGCCGCGATCCTGAAAAGGCGCGGCATCAAATCGATCGCTGTCTGTTTCATGAATTCCTACGTCAATGGCGCAAATGAACGGCGCATGCGCGATATCCTCAAGGCCTCGATGCCGGAGGTGCCGGTGTCCATTTCCTCCGAAGTCATGCCGGAGATCTTCGAGCACGAGCGCTTCTCGACGACGATGGCAAACGCCGTCTGCGCGCCGGTAGTTGTCGATTACGTCTCCCGGCTCGGCGAAAAGCTGGCTGCCGGCGGTTACCGGCGAGACCTGCTGTTGCTGCATTCCGGCGGCGGCGTGATGACGCCAGCGAGTGTCATAGACTTCTCCGCCAGGCTTGCCGGATCGGGGATCGCGGCAGGCGCCATCGCCAGCCGCTTTATCGGCAATCTTTGCGGGTTTCAGAACTCGATCGGCTTCGACATGGGCGGAACGAGCACGGATGTTTCGCTCGCCTGGAACGGTCAGTCTCGTATCACCAAGGACTGGTATATCGAGTTCGGCTATCCCATCCGCTTTCCCTCTATCGAGGTGCTGACGATCGGTGCCGGCGGCGGGTCGCTGGCCTGGCAGGACGAGGGCGGATCGCTACGCAACGGCCCCCAGTCGGCCGGCGCCAATCCCGGCCCGGCCTGCTATCGAAACGGCAATCGGATTGCCACGAACACAGATGCAAATGTCGTCCTCGGCCGTCTCGGCAGCAGCCTCGCAGGCGGCAAGATCACCCTCGATCCGGCGCTCGCCGAGGAGGCCGTCCAGGAAACGGTGGCGACACCATTCGGCATGGAGCTTCACGCGGCTGCCGAGGCAATCGTCGCCGTCGCCAATGCAAACATGGCCAATGCCGTGCGCCTGATGTCGATCAGCCGTGGGTACGATCCGCGCGACTTCGCGCTCGTTGCCTTCGGGGGTGCCGGCGCCTTGCACGGGGCGGCTGTCGCAAGGGAGCTTTCCATTCCGACCGTGATCGTGCCTCCCAATCCCGGCGTCACCTCGGCCCTCGGTTGCCTGCTTGTCGATGTGCAGCACGACTTCTCCGAGAGCTTCATGACCGACGCCTCCATCGTTGCGCCGGCGGAGCTGGAGGCTGCGTTCCAGCGCATGGAGGCGCAAGCGTCCGAGCGCTTGCTGCACGAAGGGATAGCGCCGCAGGATATGGCGCTCCAGCGGACCGTCGAGATGATGTATCAGGGCCAGTGGCGCTCGCTCGCTGTCAGCGCACCCGCCCCGATCGTGAGTATTGCGTCCCTGATCGATACTTTCCACGCGGAGCACGAGCGCGAGTTCAACTACCGCCGCGACGAAGCCCCGGTCGCCATCTTTCGCGTCGCAATCAAGGCGATCGGTCTCGTGCCCAAGGCCGAGCTGCCGAAATACCCGGTGCGCGACCATGCGCCTGCGCCCCTCGGCCGACGCGCGGTCTGGTTCGACGGCAAATCCTACGATGCGGCGATCTATCAGCGTGAGGTGCTTGAAGCAGGCGCCACCATCTCCGGCCCCGCAATCGTCGAACAGTTTGATTCGACCACGGTTGTCCCGCCAGGCATGAGCGCCCGGGTGGACGCATTCCTGAATATTCTTATCGGAACGAAAGGCTGA
- a CDS encoding amino acid ABC transporter ATP-binding protein produces MARTMLEIKGLRKTYGHHEVLQGVDCSVAEGEVISIIGSSGSGKTTMLRCINMLEEFQGGTINLDGEEIGYHIEGSSRRRKSEREIARQRALTGMAFQQFNLFPHMTAAENVMLGLIKVKKMPKAEARTLAERWLDRVGLSARSNHYPGQLSGGQQQRVAIARAIAMSPRLMLFDEVTSALDPELVGEVLQVIKGLAADGMTMLLVTHEMRFAYEVSSRVIFMNQGVICEEGDPREMFVQPKTERLAEFLKTSSFN; encoded by the coding sequence ATGGCCAGGACCATGCTTGAAATCAAAGGCCTGCGGAAAACCTACGGCCACCATGAGGTGCTGCAGGGCGTCGATTGTTCCGTCGCGGAAGGCGAGGTGATCTCGATCATCGGCTCGTCGGGTTCCGGCAAGACGACGATGCTTCGCTGTATCAACATGCTCGAGGAGTTCCAGGGCGGAACCATCAACCTCGATGGCGAGGAGATTGGCTACCACATCGAAGGCAGCTCGCGCCGCCGCAAAAGCGAACGGGAAATCGCACGCCAGCGCGCGCTGACGGGCATGGCCTTCCAGCAATTCAATCTCTTTCCCCATATGACAGCGGCCGAAAATGTCATGCTCGGTCTCATCAAGGTGAAGAAGATGCCGAAAGCCGAAGCCCGGACGCTTGCCGAGCGCTGGCTCGATCGCGTCGGCCTCTCGGCGCGCAGCAATCACTATCCCGGCCAGCTATCGGGTGGCCAGCAGCAGCGCGTTGCGATTGCCCGAGCGATTGCGATGTCCCCGCGCCTGATGCTGTTCGATGAGGTGACCTCTGCGCTGGACCCGGAGTTGGTGGGCGAAGTACTGCAGGTTATCAAGGGGCTGGCGGCAGATGGCATGACCATGCTGCTGGTCACGCACGAGATGCGTTTTGCCTATGAGGTGTCGTCCCGGGTTATCTTCATGAACCAGGGTGTCATCTGCGAAGAGGGCGATCCCAGGGAGATGTTCGTACAGCCGAAGACCGAGCGGCTCGCCGAGTTTTTAAAGACCTCGAGTTTCAACTAA
- a CDS encoding helix-turn-helix domain-containing protein, translating into MRYVVDDISGQAGGDAWQAAVTETYFPLDTEYRNRREFRGVLETWSLGLVGVSRMECDGVSYRRHRRHFLNERDASLLITIPEVSEVDFSQGSRSVNCKPGGFILERGDAPYEFWHGRPNALWVLKVPAASVRSRIGSTDRFSALSFDGTRGVAALFLDTVRTTINHVDDIDDVARELTGRHILEMLCLSIVSDDRVLDSNISSIRAGHLHRAEQYIRDNIKNADLGPQSVAEAGGISLRYLQGLFQDSNKSINGFIRDSRLERCAEELMSLTVTTTIAEIAYRWGFTDQSQFCRHYRSKFGCSPSETRREALLRAGRTHPGKKPH; encoded by the coding sequence ATGAGATACGTCGTCGATGATATCAGCGGTCAAGCCGGGGGCGATGCCTGGCAGGCTGCCGTGACCGAAACCTACTTTCCACTCGATACCGAATACCGCAACAGGCGGGAATTCAGGGGCGTGCTGGAGACATGGTCTCTAGGCCTCGTCGGTGTGTCGAGGATGGAGTGCGACGGCGTCAGTTATCGTCGCCATCGCCGCCACTTTCTCAACGAACGCGATGCCAGTCTTCTCATTACCATTCCGGAAGTCAGCGAAGTCGACTTCTCGCAGGGCTCGCGCAGCGTCAATTGCAAGCCGGGCGGCTTCATTCTGGAGCGTGGCGATGCCCCCTATGAATTCTGGCACGGCCGCCCGAATGCCCTCTGGGTGCTGAAGGTCCCGGCTGCGAGCGTCCGATCGCGGATCGGCTCGACGGATCGGTTCAGCGCGCTCAGTTTTGACGGGACCCGCGGCGTCGCCGCTCTCTTTCTCGATACGGTTCGGACCACGATCAACCATGTCGACGACATCGACGACGTCGCGCGTGAACTGACCGGCCGACACATTCTCGAAATGCTTTGCCTGTCGATCGTCAGCGACGACCGCGTGCTCGATAGCAATATCTCCTCGATACGGGCAGGGCACCTGCATCGCGCCGAGCAGTACATTCGCGACAATATCAAGAATGCAGATCTCGGTCCGCAATCGGTAGCGGAAGCTGGCGGCATTTCGTTGCGCTACCTGCAGGGCCTGTTCCAGGACAGCAACAAGTCGATCAACGGTTTCATCCGCGACAGCCGTCTCGAGCGCTGTGCCGAGGAACTGATGTCGCTGACCGTCACCACGACGATTGCCGAAATCGCTTATCGATGGGGCTTTACCGACCAGTCGCAGTTCTGCCGTCACTACAGATCGAAATTTGGCTGTTCGCCGAGCGAGACGCGCCGCGAGGCCTTGCTTCGGGCAGGCAGGACCCACCCAGGGAAAAAGCCGCACTAG
- a CDS encoding (2Fe-2S)-binding protein yields the protein MTVTLHINGSRYRFNGDPMTPLVDILRRERFLTGTKAVCREGFCGACTVSVDGEAIMSCLSPVGLLDGATVVSIEAMATGDGPLHPLQAAFEAADVVQCGMCFPGMVMSLAPFLRDNPAASRDDVKSAMVGNICRCTGYERIIDAVMDVLGQQAEEHVHD from the coding sequence ATGACCGTCACCCTTCACATCAATGGCTCCCGCTACCGTTTCAACGGCGATCCGATGACTCCGCTGGTCGATATACTGCGGCGGGAACGTTTCCTGACAGGTACCAAGGCCGTTTGCCGCGAGGGATTTTGCGGCGCCTGCACGGTGAGCGTCGACGGAGAGGCGATCATGTCGTGTCTCAGCCCGGTGGGATTGCTCGATGGCGCCACCGTGGTGTCGATCGAGGCGATGGCGACCGGCGATGGACCGCTGCATCCTCTCCAGGCCGCCTTCGAGGCAGCGGATGTGGTCCAGTGCGGAATGTGTTTTCCCGGCATGGTCATGAGCCTTGCGCCTTTCCTTCGCGACAACCCCGCGGCCAGCCGGGACGATGTGAAATCGGCGATGGTGGGCAACATCTGTCGCTGCACGGGCTATGAACGGATCATCGATGCGGTGATGGATGTCCTCGGACAGCAGGCCGAGGAGCACGTCCATGACTGA
- a CDS encoding IclR family transcriptional regulator, protein MAEAAVEIASRRTRGLDRAFEILEFLRAKRQPMRPNEIAAEIGAPRSSVYELVNLLLGHGMLDYQGDDGRVFLGRRLYFLGTAYAEHFDLMRECERMLTRLAVETRETAQMCLLEGNKYTVAMMREGIRPFRISSNVGETVSIPWTASGRLLVSHLTDEQIIDLIPPEDFTLPDGRQLDPATFLAEVRTAARDGYFTFNSEVENFTHCFAVPIYQAGGNCIATLCLVAPREDGLRNRDSYLESLLTAANEISDKLGFHNERARVAVPR, encoded by the coding sequence ATGGCTGAGGCTGCTGTCGAGATCGCATCGCGACGCACCAGAGGACTGGATCGCGCTTTCGAGATCCTGGAGTTTCTGCGCGCCAAGCGCCAGCCCATGAGGCCCAACGAGATCGCGGCAGAAATAGGCGCGCCGCGATCCTCGGTATACGAATTGGTCAACCTGCTTCTCGGCCACGGCATGCTCGACTATCAGGGAGACGACGGGCGGGTGTTCCTCGGCCGTCGTCTGTATTTCCTTGGAACAGCCTATGCCGAGCATTTCGATCTGATGCGGGAATGCGAGCGCATGCTGACCCGGCTTGCGGTGGAAACGCGCGAAACTGCCCAGATGTGTCTGCTCGAAGGAAACAAGTACACTGTCGCGATGATGCGCGAGGGCATTCGACCCTTCCGTATTTCCTCCAACGTAGGCGAAACAGTTTCGATCCCCTGGACGGCGTCGGGACGGCTGCTCGTCTCACACCTGACCGACGAGCAGATTATCGATTTGATCCCGCCGGAAGATTTCACGCTGCCGGACGGCAGGCAGCTGGATCCTGCAACCTTTTTGGCCGAGGTGCGCACTGCAGCTCGTGACGGATATTTCACCTTCAACAGCGAGGTGGAAAACTTCACCCATTGTTTCGCCGTGCCGATTTACCAGGCCGGTGGCAACTGCATTGCCACCCTCTGCCTCGTCGCGCCTCGGGAAGATGGATTGCGCAACCGCGACTCCTATCTGGAGAGCCTGTTGACGGCCGCGAACGAGATCTCCGACAAGCTCGGGTTTCACAACGAGCGTGCAAGGGTGGCCGTCCCCCGCTGA
- a CDS encoding transporter substrate-binding domain-containing protein: MTFSIRAGLIALAAAAALSSPVLADGSKLDEVLARGHLVMGTGSTNAPWHFKSADDKLQGFDVDMGHIIAKALFGDPDKIEYVNQSSDARIPNITTNKVDITCQFMTVTGERAQQIAFTIPYYREGVGLMLKADGQYADYAALKAAGSSVTVSVLQNVYAEAMVHAALPDAKVDQYDSVDLIYQALESGRADAVATDQSSLAWYMTQNAGRYKDAGYGWNPQTYACGVKRGDQDWLNFVNTALHEAMTGVEFDTYAKSYKTWFGKDLTPPQIGFPVEFK, translated from the coding sequence ATGACCTTTTCTATTCGTGCCGGCCTGATCGCCCTGGCCGCAGCAGCAGCTCTTTCCAGCCCTGTTCTTGCCGACGGCAGCAAGCTCGATGAAGTGCTGGCACGCGGCCACCTGGTAATGGGTACCGGCAGCACCAATGCGCCGTGGCACTTCAAAAGTGCGGACGACAAGCTGCAGGGCTTCGATGTCGACATGGGCCACATCATCGCCAAGGCTTTGTTCGGCGACCCGGACAAGATCGAATACGTCAACCAGTCGTCCGACGCCCGTATTCCGAACATTACCACGAACAAGGTCGACATCACCTGCCAGTTCATGACTGTCACCGGCGAGCGCGCCCAGCAGATTGCCTTCACCATTCCCTATTACCGCGAAGGCGTCGGCCTCATGCTGAAGGCTGACGGCCAGTATGCTGATTATGCCGCGCTGAAAGCGGCAGGCTCGTCGGTCACCGTATCTGTGCTGCAGAATGTCTATGCCGAAGCCATGGTCCACGCGGCGCTTCCGGACGCCAAGGTCGACCAGTACGACTCCGTCGATCTCATCTACCAGGCCCTGGAATCCGGCCGGGCCGATGCTGTCGCCACCGACCAGTCATCGCTCGCCTGGTACATGACCCAGAACGCCGGCAGGTATAAGGACGCCGGCTATGGCTGGAACCCGCAGACCTATGCTTGCGGCGTCAAGCGCGGTGACCAGGACTGGCTGAACTTCGTTAACACGGCGCTGCATGAAGCGATGACCGGCGTCGAGTTCGATACCTATGCGAAGTCCTACAAGACCTGGTTCGGCAAGGACCTGACGCCGCCGCAGATCGGCTTCCCGGTCGAATTCAAGTAA
- a CDS encoding amino acid ABC transporter permease, with protein sequence MGYTLNFSAVWRNFDFLWSGLALSLGLAVISIVIGAVIGLVVAFALLSKQRFVAIPARCYVTLIRNLPILVLVLFAYFALPQMGFRLDKVKSFILVLSLYSGAYLAEVFRAGLLSIPKGLTEAGLAIGLTSSQIRTSIIAPLMFRNVLPSLSSTIISLFKDTSLAATIAVPELTFAARKINVESFRVIETWMVTSALYVATCLLIAAVMRFFERRLALPR encoded by the coding sequence ATGGGTTACACGCTGAATTTCTCTGCGGTCTGGCGCAATTTTGATTTTCTCTGGAGCGGTTTGGCGTTGAGCCTCGGCCTGGCGGTCATCTCGATCGTGATTGGCGCCGTAATTGGCCTGGTGGTTGCATTTGCCTTGCTGTCGAAACAGCGGTTCGTGGCGATCCCGGCGCGCTGCTATGTGACGCTGATACGCAACCTGCCTATCCTCGTGCTGGTCCTGTTTGCCTATTTCGCGCTGCCGCAGATGGGGTTCAGGCTGGACAAGGTGAAAAGCTTCATCCTGGTGCTTTCCCTCTATTCGGGCGCCTATCTGGCAGAAGTATTTCGCGCCGGGCTGCTGTCTATTCCGAAGGGCCTGACCGAAGCCGGCCTCGCCATCGGCCTGACCTCAAGCCAGATCCGCACCTCGATTATCGCGCCGCTGATGTTCCGGAACGTGCTGCCGTCGCTGTCCTCGACGATCATATCCCTGTTCAAGGACACATCGCTTGCAGCGACCATTGCCGTGCCGGAACTGACCTTCGCCGCCCGCAAGATCAATGTCGAAAGCTTCCGTGTCATCGAGACATGGATGGTCACCTCCGCTCTCTATGTCGCCACCTGTCTTCTCATTGCTGCCGTCATGCGCTTCTTCGAGCGCCGGCTGGCGCTGCCGAGGTAA
- a CDS encoding hydantoinase B/oxoprolinase family protein, giving the protein MTNFVETEKSLDPVTFEVLKNSFITTVDQMAEQMLRTCYSFVIYNRDFSNALHDADGNSVAQGNYDIAVHVGTLHNTCKEVIRVFEGDMAPGDVYAINDPYAGGTHFSDVRLVRPIFDEDTLIGFSQSNGHWSDLGGSVPGSFDVTARDMFREGMRITPVRLFRAGRFCSDVANLIAANTRDPASIIGDIHSQAQATQVAERELLRLVKKYGRDTVVRGMEEVQDYVERAVRKRLAELPDGTWESVDYIDRDLGGGEGMIPIHIKMTIKGDTIHYDFTGSHKTIGSMYNSAPGATFSAVVAGMKTFFPDLPLNSGFYRMIEVTAPKNSVVSAEWPVAVTGFLMPFEKIMNSIFEMWSQIMPERAIACAFNLEYLLAGGRDARKPEKPIFMFYEWLPGGWGGRNGKDGADVTTACFGTGLMSQPNEGNERVNPTRTTEFQIKQDSAGPGKWRGGVGVQKTSVLLAAEDAVMSYICDRERAVVWGVEGGLPSMPHGLTIRRAGEEVDTWLGSVFSDYPVFTGDQFARPTAGGGGFGDPLERDPLHVLEDVIDDYVSIERAKVDYGVVLKVIDRDLCEYEIDLPATETARTEIRQNRKEWARSDPAMVSARYKSGEIDSMDAVRRFAVILDWESGNVLENTTRQFRESFERRSVAHWK; this is encoded by the coding sequence ATGACCAACTTCGTGGAAACCGAAAAGAGCCTCGATCCGGTCACCTTCGAGGTGCTCAAGAATTCCTTCATCACCACGGTCGACCAGATGGCCGAACAGATGCTGCGCACCTGTTATTCGTTCGTCATCTACAACCGCGACTTCTCCAATGCGTTGCATGATGCTGACGGCAACTCGGTTGCACAGGGCAACTACGACATCGCAGTCCATGTCGGCACGCTGCACAATACCTGCAAGGAAGTAATCCGCGTATTCGAAGGCGACATGGCGCCGGGCGACGTCTACGCAATCAACGATCCCTACGCCGGCGGAACCCACTTCAGCGATGTGCGGCTTGTGCGTCCGATCTTCGACGAAGACACGTTGATCGGGTTTTCGCAGTCGAACGGGCACTGGTCGGACCTCGGAGGGTCGGTCCCCGGCTCCTTCGACGTCACCGCCCGTGACATGTTCCGGGAGGGCATGCGTATCACGCCGGTGAGACTATTCCGTGCCGGCCGCTTCTGCTCCGATGTCGCCAATCTGATCGCCGCCAATACCCGCGATCCGGCATCGATCATTGGTGATATCCATTCGCAGGCCCAGGCGACCCAGGTAGCGGAGCGGGAACTGCTGCGTCTCGTCAAGAAATACGGCCGCGACACCGTCGTGCGCGGTATGGAGGAGGTTCAGGACTATGTCGAGCGGGCCGTCCGCAAGCGCCTTGCCGAATTGCCCGACGGCACCTGGGAAAGTGTCGACTATATCGACCGCGATCTCGGCGGCGGGGAAGGGATGATCCCCATCCACATCAAAATGACAATCAAGGGCGACACGATCCATTACGATTTCACCGGCAGCCACAAGACGATCGGCTCCATGTACAATTCCGCACCGGGGGCTACCTTTTCAGCAGTGGTCGCGGGAATGAAGACCTTCTTCCCGGATCTGCCCCTCAACAGCGGCTTTTATCGCATGATCGAGGTGACCGCGCCGAAGAACAGCGTGGTCAGTGCCGAGTGGCCGGTGGCAGTGACCGGATTCCTGATGCCGTTCGAGAAAATCATGAATTCGATCTTCGAGATGTGGTCGCAGATCATGCCGGAACGCGCCATCGCATGCGCTTTCAATCTCGAATATCTGCTGGCGGGCGGTCGCGACGCGCGCAAACCGGAAAAGCCGATCTTCATGTTCTACGAGTGGCTTCCGGGCGGATGGGGCGGGCGCAACGGCAAGGACGGCGCCGACGTGACGACTGCCTGCTTTGGAACCGGCCTGATGTCGCAGCCGAACGAAGGCAACGAGCGCGTCAACCCGACGCGGACGACGGAGTTTCAGATCAAGCAGGATTCCGCCGGTCCCGGCAAATGGCGCGGTGGTGTCGGCGTGCAGAAGACCTCGGTGTTGCTGGCGGCCGAAGATGCCGTGATGTCCTATATCTGCGATCGCGAGCGCGCCGTGGTCTGGGGTGTCGAGGGCGGGCTCCCCTCTATGCCGCACGGGCTGACGATCCGCCGCGCGGGCGAGGAGGTCGACACCTGGCTCGGTTCGGTCTTTTCCGACTATCCGGTGTTCACGGGCGATCAATTCGCCCGGCCGACAGCTGGTGGCGGCGGCTTCGGCGATCCGCTGGAGCGCGATCCGCTTCATGTGCTGGAGGACGTGATCGACGATTATGTCTCCATCGAGCGCGCCAAGGTCGACTACGGCGTCGTGTTGAAGGTCATAGATCGCGATCTCTGCGAGTACGAAATCGATCTCCCCGCAACAGAAACTGCCCGCACCGAGATTCGCCAAAACCGCAAGGAATGGGCGCGGTCGGATCCGGCGATGGTATCGGCTCGCTACAAGTCGGGCGAGATCGACTCCATGGATGCGGTTCGTCGCTTCGCCGTCATTCTCGATTGGGAGAGCGGCAACGTTCTCGAGAACACGACCCGGCAATTCCGCGAGAGCTTCGAGAGGCGCAGCGTAGCACACTGGAAGTGA
- a CDS encoding amino acid ABC transporter permease: MSHSFLEQLWIARYVIVSGLMMTISISLLAILAGSVVGVFVGLALAYGNMALRFVVRAYTDIIRGTPVLVLVLASYYVSSAVGLDLGPFSAGVLALAIFCSSHVGEIVRGALQAIPRGQTEAAKAIGLTFTQTFTSVLWPQALRQCLPAWVNTAAEIVKASTLLSVIGVAELLLRSQEIISRNFMSLQFYFLAGALYFVVNFGIERFGKFVERKTMLPS, from the coding sequence ATGTCCCACAGTTTCCTCGAACAGCTCTGGATTGCCCGCTATGTGATCGTCAGTGGGCTGATGATGACGATATCGATCTCGCTGCTGGCCATCCTTGCCGGGTCGGTCGTCGGTGTGTTCGTCGGGCTCGCGCTGGCCTATGGCAACATGGCGCTGCGGTTTGTCGTGCGGGCCTATACCGACATCATCCGCGGCACGCCGGTTCTCGTGCTTGTTCTGGCCAGCTACTATGTATCGAGTGCCGTCGGTCTTGACCTCGGTCCTTTTTCTGCCGGCGTGCTGGCACTGGCCATCTTCTGCTCGTCACATGTCGGCGAGATCGTGCGCGGCGCGCTGCAGGCGATCCCCCGGGGCCAGACGGAAGCTGCCAAGGCGATCGGCCTGACATTCACGCAGACATTCACCTCCGTGCTCTGGCCGCAGGCCTTGCGCCAGTGCCTTCCGGCCTGGGTCAACACGGCTGCGGAAATCGTCAAGGCGTCGACGCTGCTTTCGGTCATCGGCGTTGCCGAGCTGTTGCTGCGCAGCCAGGAAATCATCTCGCGCAACTTCATGAGCCTGCAGTTCTATTTCCTCGCAGGCGCTCTCTATTTCGTCGTCAATTTCGGGATCGAGCGCTTTGGCAAATTCGTCGAGCGCAAGACCATGCTGCCATCCTGA
- a CDS encoding RidA family protein produces the protein MTIKRYGAGEKGAGGQPLPFARATEAGGWLYVSGQVPMENGEIVPGGIVTQSRKAIDNMIAILDEAGYTLQDVVRVGVWLDDPRDFWSFNGVYAEYFSENPPARACVQSRMMVDCKVEVDCVAYRSDRA, from the coding sequence ATGACGATCAAACGTTATGGCGCCGGAGAAAAAGGCGCTGGCGGTCAACCCCTTCCGTTCGCAAGAGCCACGGAAGCCGGCGGCTGGCTTTATGTTTCCGGCCAGGTGCCCATGGAGAATGGCGAGATCGTGCCCGGCGGCATCGTCACCCAGAGCCGGAAGGCCATCGACAACATGATAGCCATCCTCGATGAGGCCGGCTACACGCTTCAGGATGTGGTGCGCGTCGGTGTCTGGCTCGACGATCCGCGGGATTTCTGGAGTTTCAATGGCGTCTACGCCGAATATTTCAGCGAGAATCCTCCCGCGCGCGCTTGTGTCCAGTCGCGCATGATGGTCGATTGCAAGGTCGAGGTGGATTGCGTCGCCTATCGCTCGGATCGCGCCTAA